From Helicoverpa zea isolate HzStark_Cry1AcR chromosome 23, ilHelZeax1.1, whole genome shotgun sequence, one genomic window encodes:
- the LOC124641835 gene encoding uncharacterized protein LOC124641835: MQESEIESEENDQNSYIVGDDVTYLKDSGKEPSINTLIQQDLMQFQLPEPILGSACFISSSRTDSPISGEILPFSQDPMLNAACKLTTCSNYDLGKYSPEIVPNPQRRRRRTKKPTSNQMAPENEPLQQLQLQAQLNKVDCHSSNVSAPKDLVLDSKGPVITSPEIIPAKKQCTIQIKPTNTSHKSRSPDLEIQDHTKSSQSRALIEKQHDTDYHMTDTNNSTPQPEKKYHRSSTPIPISIITLNAPRNSSFDVVVDELPLDLSMKEYITQDNINNNHQHLPACEGKMPIPPVSSTFHTPSSLISLSLAVISKESLTLLVHSSKDLLPTVEKQSCPIPSTSRADSVSPRPSFNFDDPWNSDFSPDDGDPDYQPSEQLNTSHTSNESLTLEPVDETRVKRKRAKRGKANKENWTYNQNKIKRMKGESYSGRRKTEDGKIVFDLEKNERSVQPRCDHNDSCKYFDCYKLTEEDRNMLFKNYWKLSWDTKKIWVQQTVQKLGVSKRKCSGNSFRRGNTFKYSFNVLGEKYKVCKKMYLNTLNIGEWSVHNWAKNEDRDEVASESDKTHRNNSVKAFENIGRNHAIEFLNNLPKLESHYCRKTTSKLYLEQIWQSKEQLYREYVKQLLDKGINEYKVSQKIFFQEFDAMNLSLFSPKKDQCDLCCAFKVGNIAEEVYTAHREKKERARQEKTADKNNPDPETMVFTFDLQAVLLSPSLKASALYYKTKLKVHNFTLFNIKNNDGYCYIWHECEGGLSANEFCSILQHFIKHYIPQNVKKIIFWSDGCTNQNRNAILANALLQIAVQKEITITQKYLEKGHTQMEADSMHSTIERQLRNREIYSPAQYIDVCRNARLNKPYVVNYLDHSIFRKFSSMPYLNSIRPGKKAGEATVFDLRCIEYRTDGTIYIKQEFSEEFEQLRRKIKKPRDSDSMPRLYDARIPIPRTKYIHLQELKEVLPQDVHLFYDSLPHECPGNGRNGNICTCRKNILSEES, encoded by the exons ATGCAAGAGTCTGAAATAGAAAGTGAAGAAAATGATCAGAATTCCTACATTGTTGGAGACGAT GTTACATATTTGAAAGACTCGGGCAAGGAACCTTCTATCAATACATTAATTCAGCAAGATTTAATGCAGTTCCAACTTCCAGAGCCCATCTTAGGTTCAGcatgttttatttcttcaagTCGTACTGATTCGCCAATTTCTGGCGAAATATTACCATTTTCACAAGATCCCATGCTAAATGCAGCTTGCAAGTTGACTACCTGTTCTAATTATGATCTTGGAAAATATTCTCCAGAAATTGTACCAAATCCACAACGGCGTCGTCGTCGCACAAAGAAACCCACATCTAATCAGATGGCTCCAGAAAATGAGCCACTGCAGCAGCTGCAGCTACAAGCGCAACTAAATAAAGTAGATTGTCATTCTTCGAATGTTTCTGCACCAAAGGACTTAGTTTTAGACAGTAAAGGACCAGTCATAACTTCACCTGAAATAATACCCGCAAAAAAACAGTGCACTATTCAAATAAAACCTACGAATACATCCCACAAATCTCGTTCACCTGATCTAGAAATACAAGATCATACAAAATCTTCGCAGTCACGAGCTTTGATTGAAAAACAGCATGACACCGACTATCACATGACAGACACTAATAATAGTACACCACaaccagaaaaaaaatatcacagatCATCCACTCCCATACCAATTTCAATAATTACTCTAAATGCCCCGCGAAACAGTAGTTTTGACGTGGTTGTTGATGAACTTCCCTTAGATTTAAGCATGAAAGAATATATCACTCAGGATAACATCAACAATAACCATCAACATTTACCTGCATGTGAAGGAAAAATGCCAATACCGCCAGTTTCTTCAACTTTTCACACGCCGTCATCGCTTATTTCACTATCGCTTGCAGTAATTTCAAAGGAGTCCTTAACTTTGCTAGTGCACTCTTCAAAGGACTTATTACCAACGGTTGAAAAACAAAGCTGTCCTATACCTTCTACCAGTAGAGCTGATTCGGTGTCTCCACGTCCTTCCTTCAACTTTGATGATCCGTGGAATAGTGATTTTTCTCCTGACGATGGGGATCCCGACTATCAACCAAGTGAACAGTTAAATACATCACATACTTCAAATGAATCGTTGACCCTAGAACCAGTTGATGAGACAAGAGTGAAGCGAAAACGGGCCAAGCGAGgcaaagcaaataaagaaaactggacttataatcaaaataaaattaaaagaatgaAGGGAGAGAGTTACAGTGGGAGGAGAAAAACAGAAGACGGCAAAATTGTGTTCGATCTTGAAAAAAATGAGCGTAGTGTTCAGCCTCGTTGTGATCATAATGAttcttgcaaatattttgattgCTACAAATTAACAGAAGAAGATCGAAATATGTTATTTAAGAATTACTGGAAGCTATCCTGGGATACAAAAAAAATTTGGGTACAACAAACTGTTCAAAAACTAGGTGTTTCCAAGCGGAAGTGTAGCGGAAACAGTTTTCGCAGAGGTAATACTTTCAAGTACTCATTTAATGTGTTGGGAGAAAAATACAAAGTTtgcaaaaaaatgtacttaaataCATTGAATATTGGCGAATGGTCTGTACATAACTGGGCCAAAAATGAAGACAGAGATGAAGTGGCGTCGGAGTCTGACAAAACCCACAGAAATAACAGCGTAAAAGCGTTTGAAAACATTGGAAGAAATCATGCaatagaatttttaaataatttaccaaAATTAGAGTCGCACTACTGCAGGAAGACGACAAGCAAACTTTATTTAGAACAGATATGGCAAAGCAAAGAACAGCTATACAGAGAATACGTGAAGCAGCTTTTAGACAAAGGCATTAATGAATATAAAGTTTCACAGAAGATTTTCTTTCAAGAATTCGATGCTATGAATCTGTCACTATTTTCACCAAAAAAAGACCAATGTGACTTGTGCTGTGCCTTCAAAGTCGGGAACATTGCAGAAGAGGTATATACAGCACATAGAGAGAAAAAAGAAAGAGCAAGACAAGAAAAAACCGCAGACAAAAATAATCCCGATCCTGAGACAATGGTATTTACTTTTGATTTACAAGCAGTGCTTCTATCACCCTCATTAAAAGCATCTgcactttattataaaacaaaactcaaAGTACACAACTTTACTttgttcaatataaaaaataatgacggGTATTGTTATATTTGGCATGAATGTGAAGGTGGTCTTTCTGCAAACGAATTTTGCAGTATATTGCAGCACTTTATTAAGCATTACATTCCACAAAACGTcaagaagattattttttggAGCGATGGATGCACGAATCAGAATCGAAATGCTATACTTGCAAATGCTTTACTGCAAATCGCTGTCCAAAAAGAAATTACGATTACCCAAAAATACCTTGAAAAGGGACACACTCAAATGGAGGCAGATTCTATGCATTCCACAATAGAACGACAACTAAGAAATCGAGAAATTTACTCCCCGGCCCAATACATAGATGTCTGTCGAAATGCACGTTTGAATAAACCctatgttgtaaattatttagaCCACAGCATTTTCCGAAAGTTTAGCTCAATGCCATATTTAAACTCTATAAGACCGGGCAAGAAAGCAGGAGAAGCAACTGTGTTTGATTTGCGTTGCATTGAGTACAGAACTGACGgaactatttacataaaacaagaGTTCTCCGAAGAATTTGAACAATTAcgcagaaaaattaaaaaaccaaGAGACTCAGACTCAATGCCTCGTCTGTATGACGCAAGGATTCCTATACCTCGAACTAAATACATCCATTTGCAGGAACTTAAGGAAGTTCTACCCCAAGacgttcatttattttatgacagtTTACCCCATGAATGTCCAGGTAATGGGAGAAATGGAAATATCTGCACgtgcagaaaaaatattttgagcgaagagtcttaa